From Anopheles funestus chromosome 3RL, idAnoFuneDA-416_04, whole genome shotgun sequence, a single genomic window includes:
- the LOC125772317 gene encoding L-lactate dehydrogenase has translation MSELKDKLLTQIAEPMTSSGNKVTVVGIGQVGMACAFSILTQNVSSEVALIDVNADKLQGEMLDLQHGSAFMKNAHINAGTDFSVSAGSRLIIITAGVRQKEGESRLDLVQRNTDILKGIIPKLVAQSPDCILLVVSNPVDILTYVAWKLSGLPKNRVIGSGTNLDSSRFRFLMSQKLGVAPTSCHGWIIGEHGDSSVPVWSGVNVAGVRLAEINPSIGTDADTEKWGELHHEVVNSAYEVIRLKGYTSWAIGLSVASLASAILRNTYNVHAVSTLVKGEHGITDDVYLSLPCVLGRNGVSHVVKQILTPEETKKLQASATLMAQVQGGIKF, from the exons atgtcTGAACTAAAAGATAAGCTGCTTACCCAGATTGCCGAACCGATGACCTCGTCTGGCAACAAGGTCACCGTGGTCGGTATCGGTCAGGTCGGTATGGCCTGTGCATTCAGTATTCTGACCCAG AATGTGTCCAGCGAGGTAGCCCTCATTGACGTCAACGCGGACAAGCTGCAGGGTGAAATGTTGGATCTGCAGCATGGTTCGGCATTCATGAAGAATGCTCACATCAACGCAGGCACCG atTTCTCTGTATCAGCTGGATCACGGTTGATCATAATTACGGCTGGTGTGCGCCAGAAGGAGGGAGAAAGTCGGTTGGATCTCGTCCAGCGTAACACCGACATCCTGAAGGGCATCATTCCCAAGCTGGTTGCCCAAAGCCCGGACTGTATCCTGCTGGTTGTGTCTAACCCGGTCGATATTCTCACTTACGTGGCGTGGAAATTGAGCGGTCTGCCAAAGAACCGTGTCATCGGATCGGGCACCAACCTCGACTCGTCCCGCTTCCGCTTCCTGATGTCGCAGAAGTTGGGCGTTGCTCCGACGTCCTGCCATGGTTGGATTATCGGTGAGCACGGTGACAGCAGTGTACCGGTGTGGTCCGGTGTAAATGTGGCCGGTGTTCGATTGGCCGAAATTAACCCAAGCATCGGTACTGATGCGGACACGGAGAAGTGGGGCGAATTGCATCATGAAGTTGTGAACAGTGCTTACGAGGTTATTCGTCTGAAGGGTTACACTTCCTGGGCGATTGGTTTGAGTGTGGCATCGTTGGCTTCTGCCATTCTGCGTAACACGTACAACGTCCACGCTGTTTCCACTCTGGTTAAG GGTGAACATGGAATTACTGACGATGTCTACCTTTCGCTGCCATGCGTACTAGGCCGTAATGGAGTTAGCCACGTGGTGAAACAAATTCTCACACCGGAAGAAACGAAGAAACTGCAGGCATCTGCCACCTTGATGGCACAGGTTCAGGGTGGAATCAAATTCTAA
- the LOC125770868 gene encoding arrestin domain-containing protein 17-like has product MASSPACTISFDNNSHGVFFAGQKFTGTVDIDLPKAKKVKGISLKVTGLASVLWTETYGTGTTIAFQGREDFLKHSMDFVRSETDEPIVMEPGRQIYKFALQLPNKLPTSFEGDYGYIRYTAKVVFERPWKFDQNYKIAFTVVNQLNLNTVMPPLNVAVVQEHIKHFYCGPCRSEPLAINVKLPMTGYVPGQFILVTVDISNGSNKCITEVKLKLRRRVRYCSKSPYEHVRSVYNTLAKFQCSGVDAKRSAGYERRFLVPSEPPTRSDTIIRIEYFVELTGKVQGMAYSPQVRVPITIGTVPLMNLSQRQHRASVVEAHMTTASSLPRKFFHGSLQSLVIPHTFEKSAGRIDVNIQDDDESPSLGMVPFSPRYPMYHFDTDNKPARQSAVLPSLHATPNSETDKIPTNSTPTMDR; this is encoded by the exons ATGGCTTCTTCACCCGCATGTACGATCTCATTCGACAACAATAGTCATGGCGTATTTTTTGCTGGTCAAAAGTTTACTGGCACAGTAGATATTGATCTTCCGAAGGCAAAGAAAGTGAAAG GTATTTCGTTAAAAGTTACCGGACTGGCCAGTGTCCTATGGACGGAAACCTATGGAACTGGTACGACGATTGCATTCCAAGGACGAGAAGATTTCCTCAAACATTCCATGGATTTTGTACGCTCCGAAACAG ATGAACCGATCGTAATGGAACCGGGACGGCAGATTTACAAGTTCGCACTGCAACTACCAAACAAACTGCCCACATCCTTCGAGGGTGATTATGGCTATATTCGCTACACGGCAAAGGTCGTGTTTGAACGTCCGTGGAAGTTTGATCAAAATTACAAAATCGCGTTTACCGTGGTGAATCAACTCAATCTAAATACCGTGATGCCACCACTAAACGTGGCGGTAGTGCAGGAACACATCAAACACTTCTACTGTGGTCCGTGCCGGTCCGAACCGCTCGCCATCAACGTGAAGCTTCCGATGACGGGTTACGTGCCGGGACAGTTCATTCTCGTCACGGTAGACATATCGAACGGTAGCAATAAGTGCATTACGGAGGTGAAACTTAAGCTGCGCCGACGGGTGCGTTACTGTAGCAAATCACCCTACGAGCACGTGCGATCCGTGTACAACACGCTGGCCAAGTTTCAGTGCAGTGGCGTCGATGCGAAACGATCAGCCGGATATGAACGACGGTTTCTTGTGCCTTCCGAACCACCGACACGCAGCGACACTATCATTCGTATCGAGTACTTTGTCGAGCTCACTGGCAAGGTGCAGGGAATGGCATACAGTCCACAGGTGCGAGTTCCTATCACGATCGGTACGGTACCCCTAATGAACCTTAGCCAACGGCAGCATAGGGCATCGGTTGTTGAAGCACATATGACAACGGCCTCGTCCTTACCTCGCAAATTCTTTCACGGTAGTTTACAGTCGCTTGTGA TTCCACACACATTTGAAAAGTCTGCTGGTCGTATCGATGTTAATATACAGGACGATGACGAGTCTCCATCCTTGGGTATGGTACCATTTTCTCCACGCTATCCAATGTACCATTTCGACACAGATAATAAACCTGCCAGACAGAGTGCAGTCTTACCATCCCTTCATGCTACACCAAACAGCGAAACTGATAAAATTCCAACAAACAGTACGCCAACGATGGACAGATAG